A stretch of DNA from Endozoicomonas sp. 8E:
GTCGATCCAATGCTGCGGTGATTGCTGGAGCAGACTCCGGTAGCGTCACCGAGGATTCTTCAATACAAGTCGCTGGTATCCTGAGTATTACTGACAAAGATGCAGGTCAGGATCACTTCCAGGCAGGTAACTACACCGCGACTCATGGCAGCTTATACCTTGATGCTAATGGTCACTGGGCATACAACCTGGATAACACCCATGCCGACGTTCAGGCGCTGGGGGCTGGCGCAACGACCACCAACAGCCTGACCGATACCATTCAGATTCAGAGTGCGGATGGCACAAGGCATAATATTGTTATCACCATTAACGGCTCTAACAATAGCCCGGTACTGAACGCCATTTCCGCCGCTTCTGCAACAGAAGGTGCCAGCCAGCCGATCACGGGAAGCATTACCTCCACCGATGTCGATACGGGCGACACTGCAACTTACTCCACCAAATCAACAGCGGCAGGGTTCACGCTGAATGCCGATGGCACCTACTCTTTCGACCCAGCTGATCCGGCCTACGATGGTTTAGCTCAAGGCGATACGCAAAAAATCGTGATCCCGGTCACGGTGACCGACGGTAGTGGCGCTACAGATACTAAAGCCCTGGTGATGACGGTTAGTGGTACCAACGACGCCCCCGTGCTTGATCAGATACAGGCGCAAAGCGCGACGGAAGATGGCAGCCAACTCAGCGGTCAGGTCACTTCACAAGACCCGGATAACTATGCATCCGTCGCTTATTCAATCGCTGCTCCGGTTGACGGCTTCATGCTTAACAGGGATGGTCAATATACTTTTGATCCGGGCCATGCTGCGTTCCAGTCCATTGCGGCCGGTCAGGATAAAACGCTGACTATCCCCGTTACGGCTACGGATCAGCACGGAGCCAGCGATACCCGGAATCTGGTCATTACTGTACACGGTCAATCGGATGCTGCGGTGATTGCTGGAACAGACTCCGGTAGCGTCACCGAGGATTCTTTATTACAAGTCACTGGCAGTCTGATTATTACCGATAAGGATGCAGGGCAGGATCACTTTCAGGCAGGTAACTACACAGCAACCCATGGCACCTTGCACCTTAATGCTAATGGTCACTGGGCTTACAACCTGGATAACACCCATGCCGACGTTCAGGCGTTGGGGGCTGGCACAACGACCACCAACAGCCTGACCGACAGGATTCAGATTCAAAGTGCTGATGGCACAACGCATGATATTGTTATCACCATTAACGGTTCTAACGATGGTCCGTTACTGAATACCATTTCCGCCGCCTCTGCAACAGAGGGTGGCAGCCAGCCAACCACGGGAAGCATTACTTCCGCCGATGTCGATACGGGTGACACTGCAACTTACTCCACCACAGCGACAGTGGCAGGGTTCACCCTGAAGGCCGATGGCAGCTATTCTTTCGACCCGGCCGATCCGACCTACAATGGCCTGGCTCAAGGCGATACGCAAAGAATCGTGATCCCGGTCACAGTGACTGACGGTAGTGGCGCTACTGATACTAAAGCCTTGGTGATGACGGTTAACGGTACCAACGACGCTCCCGTGCTTGATCAGATACAGGCGCAAAGCGCGACGGAAGATGGCAGCCAACTTGGCGGACAGATCACTTCACAAGACCCGGATAACCATGCGTCCGTCGCTTATTCAGTGGCTACTCCGGTTGATGGCTTCACGCTTAACAAGGATGGTCAATATACTTTTGATCCGGGCCATGCTGCGTACCAGTCCCTCGCGGCCGGTCAGGATAAAACGCTGACTATCCCCATTACGGCTACGGATCAGCACGGAGCCACCGATACCCGGAATCTGGTCATTACTGTACACGGTCAATCGGATGCTGCGGTGATTGCTGGAGCAGACTCCGGTGACGTTACCGAGGATTCTTTATTACAAGTCACTGGTAGTCTGATTATTACCGATAAGGATGCCGGGCAGGATCACTTCCAGGCAGGTAACTACACAGCAACCCATGGCACCTTGCACCTTAATGCTAATGGTCACTGGGCTTACAATCTGGATAACACCCATGCCGACGTTCAGGCGTTGGGGGCTGGCACAACGACCACCAACAGCCTGACCGACAGGATTCAGATTCAAAGTGCTGATGGCACAACGCATGATATTGTTATCACCATTAACGGCTCTAACGATGGCCCGGTACTGAATGCCATTTCCGCCGCCTCTGCAACAGAAGGTGACAGCCAGTCGACCACGGGAAGCATTACCTCCACCGATGTCGATACGGGTGACACTGCAACTTACTCCACCACAGCGACAGTGGCTGGGTTCACGCTGAAGGCCGATGGCACCTATTCTTTCGACCCAGCCGATCCGACCTACAATGGCTTAGCTCAAGGCGATACGCAAAGAATCGTGATCCCGGTCACAGTGACCGACGGCAGTGGCGCTACTGATACTAAAGCTTTGGTGATGACAGTTAGCGGTACCAACGACGCCCCCGTACTTGATCAGATACAGGCGCAAAGCGCGACAGAAGATAGCAGCCAACTTAGCGGGCAGATCACTTCACAAGACCCGGATGACCATGCATCCGTCGTTTATTCAATGGCTACTCCGGTTGATGGCTTCATGCTTAACAAGGATGGTCAATATACTTTTGATCCGGGCCATGCTGCTTACCAGTCCCTCGTGGCCGGTCAGGATAGAACGCTGACTATCCCCATTACGGTTACGGATCAACATGGAGCCACTGATACCCGGAACCTTGTCATTACTGTACATGGTCAATCGGATGCTGCAGTGATTGCTGGAGCAGACTCCGGTAGCGTCACCGAGGATTCTTCATTACAAGTCACTGGTAGCCTGAGTATTACCGATAAGGATACAGGTCAGGATCACTTTCAGGCAGGTAACTTCTCAGCAACCCATGGCACCTTACATCTTGATGCCAATGGTCACTGGGCTTACGACCTGGATAACACCCACGGCGACGTTCAGGCGTTGGGGGCTGGCACAACGACCACCAACAGCCTGGCCGATAGAATCCCGATTCAAAGTGCTGATGGCACAACGCACAATATTGTTATCACCATTAACGGTTCTAACGATGGCCCGGTACTGAATGCCATTTCCGCCGCCTCTGCAACAGAAGGTGACAGCCAGCCGACCACGGGAAGCATTACTTGCGCCGATGTCGATACGGGCGACACTGCAACCTACTCCACCACTATGACGGTGCCGGGGTTTACATTAAATGCCGATGGCACCTACTCATTCGACCCGGCCGATCCGGCCTACGATGCTTTAGCTCAAGGCGATACGCAAAGAATCGTGATCCCGGTCACGGTGACTGACGGTAGTGGCGCTACTGATACTAAAGCCTTGATGATGACGGTTAGCGGTACCAACGACGCCCCTGTACTTGATCAGATACAGACACAAAGCGCGACGGAAAACGGCAGCCAACTTAGTGGGCTGATCACTTCACAAGACCCGGATAACCATGCATCCGTCGCTTATTCAATGGCTACTCCGGTTGATGGCTTCACACTTAACAGGGATGGACAATATACTTTTGATCCGGGCCATGCTGCTTACCAGTCCCTTGCCGCCGGTCAGGATCAAACGCTGACGATCCCCATTACGGTTACGGATCAACACGGGGCCAGTGATACCCGGAATCTGGTCGTTACCGTACACGGTCAATCTAATGATGCGGTGATTGCTGGAGCAGACTCCGGTAGCGTCACTGAGGATTCTTCACTACAAGTCACTGGCATCCTGAGTATTACCGATAACGATGCCGGGCAGGATTACTTCCAGGCAGGTAGCTACACAGCAGCCCATGGCACCTTGTACCTTAATGCTAATGGTCACTGGGCTTACAATCTGGATAACACCATTGCCGACGTTCAGGCGTTGGGGGCTGGCACAACGACCACCAACAGCCTGACCGATATAATCCCGATTCAGAGTGCAGATGGCACAACGCATGATGTTGTTATCACCATTAACGGTTCTAACGATGGCCCGGTACTGAATGCCATTTCCGCCGCCTCTGCAACAGAAGGTGACAGCCAGCTGACCACGGGAAGCATTACTTGCGCCGATGTCGATACGGGTGACACTGCAACTTACTCCACCACTATGACAGTGTCAGGGTTTACATTGAATGCCGATGGCACCTACTCTTTCGACCCGACCGATCCGGCCTACGATGGTTTAGCTCAAGGCGATACGCAAAAAATCGTGATCCCGGTCACGGTGACCGACGGTAGTGGTGCTGCAGATACTAAAGCCCTGGTGATGACGGTTAGTGGTACCAACGACGCCCCCGTGCTTGCTCAGATACAGGCGCAAAGCGCGACGGAAGATGGCAGCCAACTTGGCGGACAGATCACTTCACAAGACCCGGACAACCATGCGTCCGTCGCTTATTCAGTGGCTACTCCGGTTGATGGCTTCACGCTTAACAAGGATGGTCAATATACTTTTGATCCGGGCCATGCTGCGTACCAGTCCATTGCGGCCGGTCAGGATAAAACGCTGACTATCCCCATTACGGCTACGGATCAGCACGGAGCCACCGATACCCGGAATCTGGTCATTACTGTACACGGTCAATCGGATGCTGCGGTGATTGCTGGAACAGATTCCGGTAGCGTCACCGAGGATTCTTTATTACAAGTCACTGGTAGTCTGATTATTACCGATAAGGATGCAGGGCAGGATCACTTCCAGGCAGGTAACTACACAGCAACCCATGGTACCTTGCACCTTAATGCTAATGGTCACTGGGCTTACAATCTGGATAACACCCATGCCGACGTTCAGGCGTTAGGAGCTGGCACAACGACCACCAACAGCCTGACCGACAGGGTTCAGATTCAGAGTGCTGATGGCACAACGCATGATATTGTTATCACCATTAACGGTTCTAACGATGGCCCGGTGCTGAATGCCATTTCCGCCGCCTCTGCAACAGAAGGTGACAGCCAGTCGACCACGGGAAGCATTACTTCCGTCGATGTCGATACGGGTGACACTGCAACTTACTCCACCACAGCGACAGTGGCAGGATTCACCCTGAAGGCCGATGGCAGCTATTCTTTCGACCCGGCCGATCCAACCTACAATGGCTTGGCTCAGGGCGATACGCAAAGAATCGTGATCCCGGTCACGGTGACCGACGGTAGTGGCGCTACTGATACTAAAGCCTTGGTGATGACGGTTAGCGGCACCAACGACGCTCCCGTGCTTGATCAGATACAGGCGCAAAGCGCGACAGAAGATGGCAGCCAACTTGGCGGGCAGATCACTTCACAAGACCCGGATAACCATGCATCCGTCGCTTATTCAATCGCTACTCCGGTCGATGGCTTCACGCTTAACCGGGATGGTCAATATACTTTTGATCCGGGCCATGCTGCGTACCAGTCCCTTGCGACCGGTCAGCATAAAACGCTGACTATCCCCATTACGGTTACGGATCAACACGGGGCCACCGATACCGGGAATCTGGTCATTACTGTACACGGTCAATCGGATGCTGCGGTGATTGCTGGAGCAAACTCTGGTAGCGTCACCGAGGATTCTTCATTACAAGTCACTGGTAGTCTGAGTATCACCGATAACGATGCAGGACAGGATCACTTCCGGGCAGGAAACTACACAGGAACCCATGGCGGCTTGCACCTTAATGCTAATGGTCACTGGAGTTACAATCTGGACGACACCCATGCCGACGTTCAGGCGTTGGGGGCTGGCACAACCACCACCAACAGCCTGACCGATAGGATCCCGATTCAGAGTGCGGATGGCACAACGCATGATATTGTTGTCACCATTAACGGTTCTAACGATGGCCCGGTACTGAATGCCATTTCCGCCGCCTCTGCAATAGAAGGTGACAGCCAGCCGACCACCGGAAGCATTACTTCGACCGATGTCGATACGGGTGACACTGCAACTTACTCCAGCACTATGAGAGTGCCAGGGTTTACATTGAATGCCGATGGTAACTATTCTTTCGACCCAGCCGATCCGGCCTACGATGGTTTAGCTCAGGGCGATACGCAAAGAATCGTGATCCCGGTCATGGTGACTGACGGTAGTGGCGCTACTGATACTAAAGCCTTGATGATGACGGTTAGCGGCACCAATGACGCACCAACACTCTCTTCAACCGTTGTGTTGCCTGCCGGTACAGAGGATAAGGTGGTTATCATAAAGACTTCTGACCTCCTGGCTCACGCGGCTGATGTGGATCATCGTGCCCGTCTTAGTATTCATAACCTGTCGGCGGACCATGGTCGGATTACTGATAATCGTAATGGCACATACACCTTCACCCCGACTGCAAATTACAACGGCCCGGTGCAATTTAGCTATGAAGTACAGGACGAGCATCAATCCTCTGTCGCTCAAACAGCTTCTATGAATCTGGCTGCTGTTGATCATCTTTCAGTAATATCCGGAAATGTTGTTGCCACTGTTGCCGAAGGTGACATTGGTGATATCACCAATGTTAGAGGCATGCTCACTATCAGTGATGTTGATGTTGGTGATAATCCCGTTTTCCCGAATGTGTCGCCCACTGCAACGACCTATGGTCATTTCACCATGGTTAATGGTTTGTGGACCTATCTGCTTGACCAGAGCAAGGTGCAGGATCTAAACCCGTCTGCTCCGGATGCCAGCAAGCGCCAGGTCGCAGACTCTTACACATTTACGGCCAGTGATGGCAATGCTCAAACCGTTAATGTCGCTATCACGGGTACCAATGATGCGCCCACGATTGCGACGGTTGCTCTCAGTGGTACTGAAGACATAGCTTATACCTTCAGTCCCACTGACTTTGGCTTTCAGGATGTGGATGCGGGTGCAGTTTTGGATCATGTCACCATCACCCGGTTGCCTGTTGCCAGTGAGGGCAAACTGCAATTAAATGGTGCAGATGTCACTGTCGGCCAGAAT
This window harbors:
- a CDS encoding VCBS domain-containing protein — its product is MLISESTVISSPYGQHYVVLQRESGPPISVLVKDFQSLASVLPDDSAASKGDSVQPANNLPDSSLEEALQATKTAKDHNDRRVMHVVEFEDGHHRPAAVVERVNLEVDISRGQAFTNDPTARDYSGFLNTDPGSASQFNEISFSNSRDGTIAPSIAGRSPELSENAASNNLPLTFVGSFLGQVFEDSQISAHGQFDLEGGESTIPAQAYQGKYGVLTIEESGAWRYTLDNSSSDVQGLHDGQRVSEYFVVHALNANGVNFSHALTVDVQGTNDLPVIHSRHVGHSIIEGASQPTTGSISFTDADTGDAATFSTPVTVAGFTLNADGTYSFDPADPAYDGIAQGDTQRIVIPLTVTDASGASDTKTLVMTISGTNDTPVLDQIQAQSATKGGSQLGGQITSQDPDAHASVAYSIATPVDGFTLSKEGHYAFDPGHTAYQSLATGQNRTLTIPITATDQHGATDTRDLVITVHGRSNAAVIAGADSGSVTEDSSIQVAGILSITDKDAGQDHFQAGNYTATHGSLYLDANGHWAYNLDNTHADVQALGAGATTTNSLTDTIQIQSADGTRHNIVITINGSNNSPVLNAISAASATEGASQPITGSITSTDVDTGDTATYSTKSTAAGFTLNADGTYSFDPADPAYDGLAQGDTQKIVIPVTVTDGSGATDTKALVMTVSGTNDAPVLDQIQAQSATEDGSQLSGQVTSQDPDNYASVAYSIAAPVDGFMLNRDGQYTFDPGHAAFQSIAAGQDKTLTIPVTATDQHGASDTRNLVITVHGQSDAAVIAGTDSGSVTEDSLLQVTGSLIITDKDAGQDHFQAGNYTATHGTLHLNANGHWAYNLDNTHADVQALGAGTTTTNSLTDRIQIQSADGTTHDIVITINGSNDGPLLNTISAASATEGGSQPTTGSITSADVDTGDTATYSTTATVAGFTLKADGSYSFDPADPTYNGLAQGDTQRIVIPVTVTDGSGATDTKALVMTVNGTNDAPVLDQIQAQSATEDGSQLGGQITSQDPDNHASVAYSVATPVDGFTLNKDGQYTFDPGHAAYQSLAAGQDKTLTIPITATDQHGATDTRNLVITVHGQSDAAVIAGADSGDVTEDSLLQVTGSLIITDKDAGQDHFQAGNYTATHGTLHLNANGHWAYNLDNTHADVQALGAGTTTTNSLTDRIQIQSADGTTHDIVITINGSNDGPVLNAISAASATEGDSQSTTGSITSTDVDTGDTATYSTTATVAGFTLKADGTYSFDPADPTYNGLAQGDTQRIVIPVTVTDGSGATDTKALVMTVSGTNDAPVLDQIQAQSATEDSSQLSGQITSQDPDDHASVVYSMATPVDGFMLNKDGQYTFDPGHAAYQSLVAGQDRTLTIPITVTDQHGATDTRNLVITVHGQSDAAVIAGADSGSVTEDSSLQVTGSLSITDKDTGQDHFQAGNFSATHGTLHLDANGHWAYDLDNTHGDVQALGAGTTTTNSLADRIPIQSADGTTHNIVITINGSNDGPVLNAISAASATEGDSQPTTGSITCADVDTGDTATYSTTMTVPGFTLNADGTYSFDPADPAYDALAQGDTQRIVIPVTVTDGSGATDTKALMMTVSGTNDAPVLDQIQTQSATENGSQLSGLITSQDPDNHASVAYSMATPVDGFTLNRDGQYTFDPGHAAYQSLAAGQDQTLTIPITVTDQHGASDTRNLVVTVHGQSNDAVIAGADSGSVTEDSSLQVTGILSITDNDAGQDYFQAGSYTAAHGTLYLNANGHWAYNLDNTIADVQALGAGTTTTNSLTDIIPIQSADGTTHDVVITINGSNDGPVLNAISAASATEGDSQLTTGSITCADVDTGDTATYSTTMTVSGFTLNADGTYSFDPTDPAYDGLAQGDTQKIVIPVTVTDGSGAADTKALVMTVSGTNDAPVLAQIQAQSATEDGSQLGGQITSQDPDNHASVAYSVATPVDGFTLNKDGQYTFDPGHAAYQSIAAGQDKTLTIPITATDQHGATDTRNLVITVHGQSDAAVIAGTDSGSVTEDSLLQVTGSLIITDKDAGQDHFQAGNYTATHGTLHLNANGHWAYNLDNTHADVQALGAGTTTTNSLTDRVQIQSADGTTHDIVITINGSNDGPVLNAISAASATEGDSQSTTGSITSVDVDTGDTATYSTTATVAGFTLKADGSYSFDPADPTYNGLAQGDTQRIVIPVTVTDGSGATDTKALVMTVSGTNDAPVLDQIQAQSATEDGSQLGGQITSQDPDNHASVAYSIATPVDGFTLNRDGQYTFDPGHAAYQSLATGQHKTLTIPITVTDQHGATDTGNLVITVHGQSDAAVIAGANSGSVTEDSSLQVTGSLSITDNDAGQDHFRAGNYTGTHGGLHLNANGHWSYNLDDTHADVQALGAGTTTTNSLTDRIPIQSADGTTHDIVVTINGSNDGPVLNAISAASAIEGDSQPTTGSITSTDVDTGDTATYSSTMRVPGFTLNADGNYSFDPADPAYDGLAQGDTQRIVIPVMVTDGSGATDTKALMMTVSGTNDAPTLSSTVVLPAGTEDKVVIIKTSDLLAHAADVDHRARLSIHNLSADHGRITDNRNGTYTFTPTANYNGPVQFSYEVQDEHQSSVAQTASMNLAAVDHLSVISGNVVATVAEGDIGDITNVRGMLTISDVDVGDNPVFPNVSPTATTYGHFTMVNGLWTYLLDQSKVQDLNPSAPDASKRQVADSYTFTASDGNAQTVNVAITGTNDAPTIATVALSGTEDIAYTFSPTDFGFQDVDAGAVLDHVTITRLPVASEGKLQLNGADVTVGQNIVTSAIPNLVFTPAANFHGDVHFAYTVNDGKADSAEATGNISVSSIVDAATLSTSATPVGDEDKAIALNLVVASHGDTPESITLTGFLAGTQFSSGQSDGSGGWVVNASDVSSLTLTPPANYQGSMPLYVTAKTSDGTHSVTSPPQTVSVTARPVTDAASVALHFTAEQKVMTFGSEGTGGVLNQSQLDTPNLITKLAVEFNIIGSQQVATSAHHAATFLSYGVPADPNEFFVWRPDNLTIGIGRHEHATGIDTTDGNSHRYTILWDSVTGHLDVLVDGQSAYSRDNIATGYQIPGHGVFALAQDQDHYAEESGPAATGNHGFNPNSAYHGQMYSVSMAANVDVEKTLLAHSPLGKVIPKNAGLVFDIQADHSGTLVDVTGHHQLSQAGALTEQKVSVDTDIATPDSSALLHLHPTITPPSDPQDHISKIELTGFNVGTVLSDGRGHTHTVTQITEHIDVHDWATSGVTAQLPGGNAQNMDIRLVVTTTGAGGDAVGEHSEPLILDPTQPLPAPPISSHDQAPGSESSDVTVQQDRQASGGPLQGSLSDNEPEINLEALRDQNQPLASGDIDSARIIRAGVVLEAATENEAEDSLDRQVEQHLNEQQSQRGEEETVSNEVKGEPSRSTDEKLLASGTADTNHDDATSGSSSFHIDNLVPKPDDNSFPPI